ATGTGCTGCCCTGCGGCCAGGTCGGGGAACTCCTCGTACGGGCTCCGAACAACGTCCGGGGCTACCTGAACAAGCCCGAGGCAACCGCGGAAGCATTTCCGGAGGGCTGGTTTCGGACCGGGGACCTGGCGGCCTTGGATGAAGCCGGTTTCATCTCGATCCGGGACCGCGCGAAGGATATGGTGCTGCGCGGCGGCGAGAACATCTACTGCGCGGAAGTCGAAGCGGCGATCTTCGACCACCCGGCCGTGAAGGAATGCGCGGTGTTCGCCGTCCCTGACGACCGCTTCGGCGAAGTGCCTGGTGCAGCGGTCGTCTGCAAGCCCGGCGCGAGTGTCAGCGAGGATGAACTTCGCGCCCACGCGGGCGCACGCATTGCGGCGTTCAAGGTGCCGGTCCGTTTCTGGTTCCCGAGCGAAGACCTCCCGCGCAACGCGAACGGAAAGTTCGTGAAGCGGCAGCTGAAGGAGGAGCTACTCGGCAGCTGAGAAGGCCCTCTGCCTCAGCTTCAGCGACGGAAGGCGTTGGTATGCGTCTTCTTCGGGAATTCGTCTTCGGAAAGCGGTTTGGCGAGTTCTCCCGGCCGCGGTCCGATTCGTTCGACGAGTGGTGCGAGCTTTTCGAGATCGAAATCGTAGAGCTCGGCGGCATTGCCTCCGAGGATCGCGCGGACCTCTTCCTCGGGTTTGTCGTGGAAGCAATGGCGCATGGCGAGCCGGGTGTTCGGGTAGGTGCCCTCGTAGTGTGGGTAGTCGGTCCCCCAGCAGATGCGCTCGATGCCCGTTTCGTATCGGCCGGCGAGTTCCGGCGGCGAGGCCGAGCTGGCTCCGTACCAGCAGTTTCGCTTCGCGTAGAAGCTAGGCGGCTCCGGAGGCATGGCCTCCTTGGCGAATTCGAACTCGCCGACCGCGCCGCTGCCGATTCGCGACCAGAACATGTCGAGCATCTCCAGCTGTTCCGGTACCCAGCTGCAGCCAGCTTCGGTGAGGATGTAACGAAGCTTGGGGAAGCGATGGAAGATGCCGCTCAGCAGAAGGTGCCCGTAGCTTCGGGTCGAGTAGAAGGCCGTCTCGACGAGTCGGATCGGTAGAGAAATGGGCCACTTGCCGTAATCCGGGGAACCCATGCCGCCGTGCTGGTTCACCACCAGGTCGAGATCCTGGACCATCGCCCACAGCCGCTCGTATTCAGGTGAGTAGAGCGGTTGGATATGCGTGCAATCGTCCGGAACATGAGGCAACAGGATGCCTCCGCGTAGGCCGTGGTCCGCGATCCACTGGATGTCCTCCATCGCATCGTCGAGGTCGTTCAGGTAGACGAGCCCGATTCCCGTGCGCCGCTCCGGATGATCGGCGCAGAAATCCACCAGCCAGCGATTGTGCGCACGAATTCCCTGCAGCCAGAGTGCGTAGTCCTGGGGCTTGGGGTTTCCGCAGATCAGCACGCTGGATCTGAAGAATGGCGGAACTGTATTCGGGAAGATGACCTCCCCAGCCACACCCTCCGCATCCATGTCGCCAAGTCTTTCCGCATCGTCCCAGTTCTTGTGCTTCTTCGAACCGATGTGCTTCTTCTGCGGGTTCTTGTACGTCCCGCGCCACTCATCGAAGAGCGCCTTGTGCTTCTCGTCCAGGTACTCGCGATACGATTGAATGCTGGCCCCCGCATGGGCATCGGACGTAATCACTGCATAGGGCTGGGACATCGATCTCTCCTCGGCCTCATGGTAGCAGGGCGTCGTTGACCGATTTTCCCTCAGTTCGTGGACGAGAGTCGCCGGGCTACTCTTTGGCAATGGCGAAAGTCCGCGATCCGCTCACCAAGTTGCGCAAGATCGTCAACCGCTGGCCCGAGGTCTCGGAGCGTCTCTCCCACGGCGCGCCGACCTTCTGGGGCGGCAAGAAGACGTTCTGCAATTTCCACGTCGACCATCATGGCGACGAACGGGTCGCGATCTGGTGCAAGGCGGATCTGCCGACACAAGAGGGGCTGGTCGAAGCCAAGCCGGAGATCTTCTTCGTGCCGCCCTACGTGGGGCCGAGTGGTTGGATCGGGATCCGCGTCGATCGGGACGTCGATTGGTCGATGATCGAAACCATTCTCGAGCATGCCTACCGGAGCGTCGCGCCGAAGCGAGCCCTCAAACTGCTCGACGGTGAGTAGCGTGCGGCCCCTCGATTTCTCGTGGGCCGCCGACCCTCACTCAGTCGCCCAGACATTCTGCGTCAGCACCAGGCCGGGTACGCCCTTGCGCGTTCGGATCTCTTCGAAGGTTCGCTCATAGCCGGTCGATCGGATCTTCCACGCGCCATCGATCCGCACGTACTCGTCTTCGTAGAATGCAGCCCCGTGCAGCGTGAACTCATTCTCGGTATCGATCACCACGTCTTCGAGAGCCCAGATGCCCGTCGCCGTCGTTTCGCTCGTGAGCGTGATTTCGGGTTGGGTGACGCGATGGCAGGAGACGAAGCTGTCGCGGCTCATCGAGCCGGAGAGGAACTCCATGATGGCCTCGCGGCCTTGGAACGCGTATTTCCCGCCGCTGTAGGCACAGCTCGCATCCTCCGTCAGAAGCTGCTCGAGTTCGTCCCAACGCTTCTGATCCACGCAGCGCATGTATTTGTGCTTGAGCTGCTTGATCGCCTCGATGGCCTGAAGATCCAGTTGTGTCACGATGGTCTCCCTGACTTCTTCCCGACGGGGAACGGTACCATGGCTCTTCCCATCAGGAGCCCCGATGACGGATTCCCAGACGGAGAGCTGTAGAGCCCCCTGCAAGCTGATCGATTGCCCGTCCGAAGCGGATGAGCGCTGAGCCCGGCCACCAAGTTGCCCACCACACGTCCCCTCCCGCTCCTGCATCGGCTGGCGCCGAAGATCTTCTACGGCTGGTTCGTCGCGTTCGGGTGCGGCCTGCTCTCATTCGTCGTGGTCGGCATCGGCTTCTACGGCCTGGTCGTATTCCTGGATGCATTGGTGGCCGAGCGCGGATGGGATCGTGCCCAGGTGGCTGCCGCTACCAGCCTCTACTGGGTGGTGACGGGCCTCGTTGGGATTCCAATCGGGCGCGGGGTGGATCGTTTCGGTGCGCGCGGCTTTCTCCTGGCCGGCGTGTCCGTGATGGCGCTCGCGCTGATCGGGATCGGTCGCGTCACTGCCCCATGGCAGATCTTTCCCCTCTACGTGGTGCTTGCAATCGGATTCTCCCTGGCAGGCTCGATTCCGAGCGGTTCGATCATCACGCGCTGGTTCTCGGCACGGCGAGGAATGGCGATGATGCTGGCCCATACCGGTGTCTCGCTGGGCGGCATCATCCTCGTTCCCGTCTTCAGTGGATGGATCGCAGCGCATGAACTTGGAGTCGCCGTGGATCGCCTCGCGGTGATCCTGCTCCTGGTCGCCTTGCCCGTGATCGGTTTCGTCCTGCGGTCGGACCCCCGCTCGCATGGCCTCGAGGCGGATGGCGACGCGCGAATCAGAGCCGCGGAATCGCAGGCGTCCCGGCCCGGGCCCGGAACGCGATCTCAGGCCGACATTCTTCGCAGTCCTGCCTTTCGCCGTCTTGCGGCCTCGTTTGGATTGATGCTCTTCTGCCAGGTCGCATTTGCAATGCACGAGCTGGCCTTCCTTCGCGGCCGGATCGGCCCGGAGCTTGCGGCGCTCGCGGTCAGCGCGACCGCCGGCGGTAGCCTGGTGGGTCGTCTCGTGGTGGGGAGCTTCACCGATCGAATGGATCGTCGTCCCATCGCGGCGGCGCTCTTTCTGCTGCAAGCCGCCATGGTGGCGTTGGCTGCATCGGTCGAAGGCACACCCGCGCTGCTGGTGGCGGCCGCCGGTTTCGGTTTTACGATCGGAAACATCTTTCTCCTTCAATCCCTGCTCGTGGGCGAGCTCTTCGGCGCCGCTTCCTTTGGCACGGCCCTCGGGCTCCTCCAATTGGTCAGTCAGATCGCGAGCGGGCTGGGTCCCCTGGCGCTCGGCCTGCTTCTGAGCGCTCATGGTGCCTATGAGCCGGCTCTTTTCTGGTTGGTCGGCGGCGCCTGTGGGGCTGCGGGCATCGTTTTGACGATTCGGCGGCCTGAGGAGGAGGGAGGCGGGAAACGCCGGTTTCTGGGTAGCCATGACGAATAGGAGCGCGAAGCCTCCGAGGGCCGGGGCCCAGGGCGCGTCAGTGGTCAAGCTGACTCCACGTCAGCCCCGAGCCGCTCGGTTGAGGTAGTCTCCGCCACAACGGAGGTAAGAGGCATCATGCGACGTCAGCTCGCCGGCGGGATTCTGCGGCTCCTTGGATGGAGCGCAGTGGAAGGTGATCCCGTCCCGGATCGTGCTGTGATCGTGGCGGCACCCCATACTTCGAGTTGGGATTTCTTCCTCCTGATCTTGTTCGCTTGGCGATTCGATGTTTCGCTTTCCTTCATCGGGAAACACACGATCTTCTGGGGGCCGATGGGCCCGGTGATGCGCGCCTTCGGAGGTGTGCCCGTGGACCGATCCCGTCCGGGCGGGTTGGTGGGGCAGCTTGCGGAAGCGCTCGCTCGCGCAGATCGGATGAGCCTTGTGGTTCCCGCCGAGGGGACACGCGCCTGGCGGCCTCATTGGAAATCCGGCTTCTACCGCGTGGCACAGGTCGCCGGTGTGCCTGTGAGTCTTTCATTCCTCGACTACACGGAGAAGACCGGCGGCTTCGGTCCCTGCTTCGACGTAACGGGTGACATGAAGAAAGACATGGATCTCGTGCGCACATTCTATTCCGACAAGCGCGGCCGCCATCCCGCGTTGTTCGGTCCCGTGTTGTTGGCAGACGAAGAGGCGGCGCGGATCGAATGAGGACGGTCCGAGCGGGTCTGCTCCTGGCCGGAGCATTCGCGCTGATCGCCTCTCTGCAGAGCATGCCGGCCGCGGCCGAGCCAGGATCGGCTGCCAAGAGGCCCGAAGCCGAGTGGGCGCTTCACGGTCGGACCACGGACGAGCAACGTTTCAGCCCGCTCGAATCCATCCATCGCCGCAACGTCACGCAGCTCGGGCTGGCCTGGTCGGTTGCGACCGGAACGACACGCGGCATGGAAGCGACCCCCATCGTGGTCGATGGTGTCATGTATGTCACCACGGCCTGGAGCCGAGTGATCGCGCTCGACGCCGCGACGGGGGTGGAGCACTGGCGCTACGACCCGAAGGTTCCGGGATGGAAGGCTCGCCATGGCTGCTGCGACGTGGTGAATCGCGGAGTCGCCGTCTGGAAGGGTCGCGTGTATCTCGGCACCCTCGACGGACGGCTGGTCGCGCTTTCGGCCGGGACCGGGGAGCAGCTTTGGGAGGTACGCACGGCACCGCTGGACCAGCCCTATACGATCACCGGCGCGCCGCGTGTGGTGAAAGGACGCATCCTGATCGGAAACGGTGGCGCCGAGTTTGGCGTACGCGGCTACGTGTCGGCTTATGATGCCGAGACCGGGGCACTCGTCTGGCGCTTCTACACCGTGCCTGCGAGCAAGGACGGCCCACATGAGCACCCGGAGCTCGAGCAGGCGGCCAAGACCTGGTCGAAGGATTCCGTCTGGGAGTCCGGGCTCGGTGGCACCGTCTGGGATTCGATGGCCTGGGATCCGGAACTCGACCTGCTCTACGTCGGTGTCGGCAACTCGTCCATCTACCACCGGGAGACCCGAAGTCCCGGCGGAGGCGACAACCTCTTCCTCGCGTCGATCCTTGCGCTGCGCCCGGATACGGGGCGCCTCGTCTGGCACTACCAGACGACGCCCGGCGAGCAGTGGGACTACACCGCCACGCAGCATCTGATCCTCGCAGATCTCGAAATCGGGGGACGCTCGCGCAAGGTGTTGATGCAGGCGCCCAAGAACGGCTTCTTCTACGTCCTGGACCGCGCCACGGGTGAACTCCTATCCGCCGAGAAATACGTCTCCGTGAGCTGGGCGACCCATGTCGATCTGGCGACCGGCCGGCCCGTCGAACGCCCGGAGGCAACCTGGGATGACAAGGACGCGATCGTGGTCCCGTCGATCGCGGGCGGCCACAACTGGCACCCGATGTCCTACAGCCCCCGCACGGGATTCGTATACGTTCCGGCGGTCGAGTATGGCTACAGATACCTCCACGATCCTGAGTTCGCGTACAAGCCCGTGAAGTACAACACGGGCGAAGATATCGACCGGTTGGCGTCGAGCATGGAGGGCTACGAGGAAGTCGCCCTCGCGACTTGCTCGCCTACCCGCCTGCTGGCCTGGGATCCAGTCGCGGCCAGGAAGGTCTGGGAAGTTCGGCGAAGGACGGCCTTGCCGGCGGGTGTGCTTGCCACTGCCGGTTCCCTCGTGTTCCAGGGTGGCGAGCAGGGACGTCTTGCAGCCTACGATGCGCGAACCGGCGTGCGGCTCTGGGCCTCCGAGCCCGGAACACGGATCATGGCTCCGCCGATCAGCTATGCCGCGGGAGGCGAGCAGTATGTCGCGGTGGTGGCGGGCGCCGGGGGTAGCGCCGGTGGCCACTTCATCCGAATCGAGGATACGAACGAAGGCCGGATTC
The bacterium genome window above contains:
- a CDS encoding long-chain fatty acid--CoA ligase, which produces RSSREGVRPGSRTFRPGRSESESGTAGCVAPRPNDQISTLLSERLQSFTGVPMMSRELVEHPEFVSRDTSSLAGLGGGGAAVQPDLVEKIEANLERGRAGTGYGLTETCGVISVNSGDFFVDKPDTVGPALPVVEAKIVDEAGNVLPCGQVGELLVRAPNNVRGYLNKPEATAEAFPEGWFRTGDLAALDEAGFISIRDRAKDMVLRGGENIYCAEVEAAIFDHPAVKECAVFAVPDDRFGEVPGAAVVCKPGASVSEDELRAHAGARIAAFKVPVRFWFPSEDLPRNANGKFVKRQLKEELLGS
- a CDS encoding amidohydrolase, translating into MSQPYAVITSDAHAGASIQSYREYLDEKHKALFDEWRGTYKNPQKKHIGSKKHKNWDDAERLGDMDAEGVAGEVIFPNTVPPFFRSSVLICGNPKPQDYALWLQGIRAHNRWLVDFCADHPERRTGIGLVYLNDLDDAMEDIQWIADHGLRGGILLPHVPDDCTHIQPLYSPEYERLWAMVQDLDLVVNQHGGMGSPDYGKWPISLPIRLVETAFYSTRSYGHLLLSGIFHRFPKLRYILTEAGCSWVPEQLEMLDMFWSRIGSGAVGEFEFAKEAMPPEPPSFYAKRNCWYGASSASPPELAGRYETGIERICWGTDYPHYEGTYPNTRLAMRHCFHDKPEEEVRAILGGNAAELYDFDLEKLAPLVERIGPRPGELAKPLSEDEFPKKTHTNAFRR
- a CDS encoding MmcQ/YjbR family DNA-binding protein gives rise to the protein MAKVRDPLTKLRKIVNRWPEVSERLSHGAPTFWGGKKTFCNFHVDHHGDERVAIWCKADLPTQEGLVEAKPEIFFVPPYVGPSGWIGIRVDRDVDWSMIETILEHAYRSVAPKRALKLLDGE
- a CDS encoding nuclear transport factor 2 family protein, whose protein sequence is MTQLDLQAIEAIKQLKHKYMRCVDQKRWDELEQLLTEDASCAYSGGKYAFQGREAIMEFLSGSMSRDSFVSCHRVTQPEITLTSETTATGIWALEDVVIDTENEFTLHGAAFYEDEYVRIDGAWKIRSTGYERTFEEIRTRKGVPGLVLTQNVWATE
- a CDS encoding MFS transporter, with product MPTTRPLPLLHRLAPKIFYGWFVAFGCGLLSFVVVGIGFYGLVVFLDALVAERGWDRAQVAAATSLYWVVTGLVGIPIGRGVDRFGARGFLLAGVSVMALALIGIGRVTAPWQIFPLYVVLAIGFSLAGSIPSGSIITRWFSARRGMAMMLAHTGVSLGGIILVPVFSGWIAAHELGVAVDRLAVILLLVALPVIGFVLRSDPRSHGLEADGDARIRAAESQASRPGPGTRSQADILRSPAFRRLAASFGLMLFCQVAFAMHELAFLRGRIGPELAALAVSATAGGSLVGRLVVGSFTDRMDRRPIAAALFLLQAAMVALAASVEGTPALLVAAAGFGFTIGNIFLLQSLLVGELFGAASFGTALGLLQLVSQIASGLGPLALGLLLSAHGAYEPALFWLVGGACGAAGIVLTIRRPEEEGGGKRRFLGSHDE
- a CDS encoding acyltransferase, whose product is MRRQLAGGILRLLGWSAVEGDPVPDRAVIVAAPHTSSWDFFLLILFAWRFDVSLSFIGKHTIFWGPMGPVMRAFGGVPVDRSRPGGLVGQLAEALARADRMSLVVPAEGTRAWRPHWKSGFYRVAQVAGVPVSLSFLDYTEKTGGFGPCFDVTGDMKKDMDLVRTFYSDKRGRHPALFGPVLLADEEAARIE
- a CDS encoding PQQ-dependent dehydrogenase, methanol/ethanol family, coding for MRTVRAGLLLAGAFALIASLQSMPAAAEPGSAAKRPEAEWALHGRTTDEQRFSPLESIHRRNVTQLGLAWSVATGTTRGMEATPIVVDGVMYVTTAWSRVIALDAATGVEHWRYDPKVPGWKARHGCCDVVNRGVAVWKGRVYLGTLDGRLVALSAGTGEQLWEVRTAPLDQPYTITGAPRVVKGRILIGNGGAEFGVRGYVSAYDAETGALVWRFYTVPASKDGPHEHPELEQAAKTWSKDSVWESGLGGTVWDSMAWDPELDLLYVGVGNSSIYHRETRSPGGGDNLFLASILALRPDTGRLVWHYQTTPGEQWDYTATQHLILADLEIGGRSRKVLMQAPKNGFFYVLDRATGELLSAEKYVSVSWATHVDLATGRPVERPEATWDDKDAIVVPSIAGGHNWHPMSYSPRTGFVYVPAVEYGYRYLHDPEFAYKPVKYNTGEDIDRLASSMEGYEEVALATCSPTRLLAWDPVAARKVWEVRRRTALPAGVLATAGSLVFQGGEQGRLAAYDARTGVRLWASEPGTRIMAPPISYAAGGEQYVAVVAGAGGSAGGHFIRIEDTNEGRILAWKLGGDQKRPAASPRRPGKVRAPQVALSQDEIARGRGIYHQYCFACHGVGVKASGLYPDLRFATPEVHDRWTDIVLGGVRQAKGMASFADALSISDAEAVHAYVIERSLAEPTLAQRLVGWATENACVPASWLAD